One region of Haloprofundus salilacus genomic DNA includes:
- a CDS encoding ribonuclease H has translation MAAHRRSSLRNLFDQSPTPHIAHPPRTHHRQFYVATDGSYRPDGGGLGAVIETRDGVRVARVSLPDAVPNNNVAEYRALHLGLDVLAARAPKTASVGVLIDHDDLAANVNAATLAAADPSWNPAGTPPIPAGSENHWRGILARISGFDDLRAARIDSRENPAHVLANTPAEYAHVNREPERCVLPEPLGTPNVGGDGVLPPSRAERPASD, from the coding sequence ATGGCCGCACACCGCCGGTCATCGCTCAGGAATCTGTTCGATCAGTCGCCCACTCCGCACATCGCGCATCCGCCGCGGACCCACCACCGCCAGTTCTACGTCGCGACCGACGGGTCGTACCGTCCCGATGGCGGCGGACTCGGGGCCGTCATCGAGACGCGCGACGGCGTCAGAGTCGCCCGCGTCTCGCTTCCGGACGCGGTCCCGAACAACAACGTCGCGGAGTATCGCGCGCTCCACCTCGGACTGGACGTGCTGGCCGCTCGCGCTCCGAAGACGGCGAGCGTCGGCGTCCTCATCGACCACGACGACCTTGCGGCGAACGTCAACGCCGCGACGCTCGCCGCGGCGGACCCGTCGTGGAACCCCGCTGGAACGCCGCCGATCCCCGCCGGCAGCGAGAACCACTGGCGCGGTATCCTCGCGCGCATCTCCGGATTCGACGACCTCCGGGCGGCGCGCATCGACAGCCGCGAGAACCCCGCGCACGTGCTGGCGAACACGCCCGCCGAGTACGCCCACGTGAACCGCGAACCCGAGCGATGCGTCCTCCCCGAACCGCTCGGAACGCCGAACGTTGGCGGCGACGGGGTGCTCCCGCCGTCGCGGGCGGAGCGCCCCGCAAGCGACTGA
- a CDS encoding twin-arginine translocase subunit TatC — protein sequence MVLETDSVRELGPRGSGVLLRTARTRARELALLFSAAVTLTLFAFRATGIDLQRAALSAYAPAGTALPTDPLVSLGVELQVAALVGVCVAGAALLWDARSETSPHGARTGRLYLLSAVLCSVGIALGATLVVPALLELLKFGVLRSGFVPAYRPYWLAEVALFLPVAVGIAVSLPALMVALVSDGVVSSTVLHRDWGFALLGVLTYASLYSPPDSATFVVYGGVLIGGHVAGLAVLTFG from the coding sequence ATGGTCCTCGAAACAGATAGCGTACGGGAGCTGGGTCCCAGAGGTAGTGGCGTACTTCTGCGGACCGCTCGTACGCGGGCACGCGAACTGGCCCTCCTGTTTTCGGCCGCCGTCACGCTGACCCTCTTCGCGTTTCGAGCGACCGGTATCGATCTCCAGCGCGCGGCGCTCAGCGCGTACGCTCCGGCGGGGACCGCGCTCCCGACCGACCCGCTAGTCTCGCTCGGCGTCGAACTGCAAGTCGCGGCGCTCGTCGGCGTCTGCGTCGCCGGTGCGGCGCTGCTCTGGGACGCCCGCTCCGAGACGAGTCCGCATGGTGCGCGGACGGGTCGGTTGTACCTACTCTCGGCGGTTCTCTGTTCGGTCGGCATCGCGCTCGGCGCAACGCTCGTCGTCCCCGCGCTGTTGGAACTGCTCAAGTTCGGCGTCCTCCGGAGCGGCTTCGTCCCGGCGTATCGGCCGTACTGGTTGGCGGAGGTGGCGCTGTTTCTCCCTGTCGCCGTCGGTATCGCCGTTTCGCTGCCGGCGCTGATGGTCGCGCTCGTGAGCGACGGCGTCGTCTCGTCGACGGTGCTACACCGCGACTGGGGCTTCGCTCTTCTCGGCGTCCTCACCTACGCCTCGCTGTACTCACCGCCGGACTCGGCGACGTTCGTCGTCTACGGCGGCGTGCTGATTGGTGGCCACGTCGCCGGGTTAGCGGTGTTGACGTTCGGGTGA
- the cysE gene encoding serine O-acetyltransferase produces the protein MPLPWTRLREDLRAALENDPAALSRTEVLLTYPGVHALWIHRLAHALWTAGLHLPARLLSHLSRFLTGVELHPAARVGRRVFVDHGMGVVVGETAEIGDDVVLYHGVTLGGNSMRRTKRHPTIEDDVVLGANATLVGPITVGEGARVGAGAVVVDDVPPGTSVVGNPARPVDESSDDSADRTGSAADTDEVDADEAGGN, from the coding sequence ATGCCGCTACCGTGGACGCGACTCCGAGAAGACCTCCGCGCTGCGCTGGAGAACGACCCCGCCGCGCTGAGTCGCACGGAAGTACTGCTCACGTATCCTGGAGTCCACGCGCTCTGGATACACCGTCTCGCACACGCGCTCTGGACCGCGGGTCTCCACCTCCCGGCCCGCCTGCTCTCGCACCTCTCGCGGTTTCTCACCGGCGTCGAACTCCACCCGGCGGCGAGGGTGGGTCGGCGGGTGTTCGTCGACCACGGCATGGGCGTCGTCGTCGGCGAGACGGCCGAAATCGGCGACGACGTGGTTCTCTACCACGGCGTCACGCTCGGGGGCAACTCGATGCGCCGGACGAAGCGACACCCGACCATCGAGGACGACGTCGTGTTGGGCGCGAACGCGACGCTCGTCGGCCCCATCACTGTCGGCGAAGGCGCTCGCGTCGGGGCGGGAGCCGTCGTCGTCGACGACGTTCCTCCCGGAACGTCCGTCGTCGGCAACCCTGCGCGACCAGTCGACGAATCGTCCGACGACTCCGCAGACAGAACGGGAAGTGCCGCCGACACCGACGAGGTCGACGCCGACGAGGCCGGCGGAAACTGA
- a CDS encoding NADP-dependent malic enzyme, translating to MGLDDDAREYHRQAPPGKIEISTTKPTNTQRDLSLAYSPGVAAPCLDIADDADEAYNYTAKGNLVGVVSNGSAVLGLGNIGAQASKPVMEGKGVLFKRFADIDVFDIELDRAEPDEIIECVSAMEPTFGGINLEDIKAPECFEIEERLREQMSIPVFHDDQHGTAIISGAALLNAAEIVEKELSELDIVFSGAGASAIATARFYVSLGAKRENITMCDSSGIITVDRSDEVNEFKREFAADRPNGNLADAMEGADVFVGLSVADIVSQEMVRSMADNPVIFAMANPDPEITYEAAKDARDDTVIMATGRSDYPNQVNNVLGFPFIFRGALDVRATEINEEMKVAAARALAELARQDVPDAVVKAYGDQPLQFGSEYIIPKPLDPRVLFEVAPAVAQAAMTSGAARKDIDVTDYEERLEARLGKSREMMRVVLNKAKSNPKRVALAEGTDEKMIRAAYQIQEQGIAEPILLGDADTIRTTAADLGLEFDATIVDPAGEDHEQYGDRLHELRRRKGITRSEAGELISRDSNYFGSVMVEQGDADALLTGLTHHYPSALRPPLQVIGTAEDADYAAGVYMLTFKNRVIFAADTTVNLDPTADVLAEVTKHTAELARRFNVEPRAAMLSYSNFGSVDNEGTQKPRNAVDMLHDDPEVDFPVDGEMQADTAVVEDILEGTYNFTELDEPANVLIFPNLEAGNIGYKLLQRLGGAEAIGPMLVGMDKPVHVLQRGDEVKDIVNLAGVAVVDAQEE from the coding sequence ATGGGGCTGGATGACGACGCACGGGAGTACCACCGACAAGCACCTCCCGGCAAAATCGAAATTTCGACGACAAAGCCGACGAACACCCAACGCGACCTGAGCCTGGCGTACTCGCCGGGCGTCGCCGCACCGTGTTTAGACATCGCCGACGACGCCGACGAAGCGTACAACTACACGGCAAAGGGGAACCTCGTCGGCGTCGTCTCGAACGGCTCGGCGGTTCTCGGTCTCGGCAACATCGGCGCGCAGGCGTCGAAACCCGTCATGGAGGGGAAGGGCGTACTGTTCAAGCGCTTCGCCGACATCGACGTGTTCGACATCGAACTCGACCGCGCCGAACCTGACGAAATAATCGAGTGCGTCTCCGCGATGGAGCCGACGTTCGGCGGCATCAACCTCGAAGACATCAAAGCGCCGGAGTGCTTCGAAATCGAGGAGCGCCTCCGCGAGCAGATGTCGATTCCCGTCTTCCACGACGACCAGCACGGGACGGCCATCATCTCGGGAGCGGCGCTGCTCAACGCCGCGGAGATCGTCGAGAAAGAGCTCTCCGAGCTCGACATCGTCTTCTCCGGTGCGGGCGCGAGCGCCATCGCCACCGCCCGCTTCTACGTCTCGCTCGGTGCGAAGCGCGAGAACATCACGATGTGTGACTCCTCGGGCATCATCACCGTCGACCGCTCCGACGAGGTCAACGAGTTCAAGCGCGAGTTCGCCGCCGACCGCCCGAACGGCAACCTCGCGGACGCGATGGAGGGCGCGGACGTGTTCGTCGGCCTCTCGGTCGCCGACATCGTCTCCCAGGAGATGGTGCGGTCGATGGCCGACAACCCAGTCATCTTCGCGATGGCGAACCCAGACCCCGAGATAACCTACGAGGCGGCCAAAGACGCCCGCGACGACACGGTCATCATGGCGACGGGTCGCTCCGACTACCCGAACCAGGTGAACAACGTGCTCGGCTTCCCGTTCATCTTCCGCGGCGCGCTCGACGTCCGCGCGACGGAGATAAACGAAGAGATGAAAGTCGCCGCGGCGAGGGCGCTCGCCGAACTGGCCCGGCAGGACGTGCCTGACGCCGTGGTGAAGGCGTACGGCGACCAGCCGCTGCAGTTCGGCTCGGAGTACATCATCCCGAAACCGCTCGATCCGCGCGTGCTGTTCGAGGTGGCTCCCGCCGTCGCACAGGCCGCGATGACCAGCGGCGCGGCGCGGAAGGACATCGACGTGACCGACTACGAGGAGCGTCTCGAAGCCCGTCTCGGCAAGTCCCGGGAGATGATGCGCGTCGTGCTCAACAAGGCAAAGTCGAACCCGAAGCGCGTCGCCCTCGCGGAGGGCACCGACGAGAAGATGATTCGCGCGGCGTACCAGATACAGGAGCAGGGCATCGCCGAACCCATCCTCCTCGGCGACGCGGACACCATCCGTACGACCGCCGCGGACCTCGGCTTGGAGTTCGACGCCACCATCGTCGACCCGGCAGGCGAGGACCACGAGCAGTACGGCGACCGACTCCACGAACTCCGCCGACGCAAGGGTATCACCCGGAGCGAGGCGGGCGAACTGATCAGCCGCGACAGCAACTACTTCGGCAGCGTGATGGTCGAACAGGGCGACGCCGACGCGCTCCTCACCGGTCTCACGCACCACTACCCGAGCGCGCTCCGGCCGCCGCTGCAGGTCATCGGCACCGCAGAGGACGCCGACTACGCCGCCGGCGTGTACATGCTCACGTTCAAGAACCGCGTCATTTTCGCCGCCGACACGACGGTGAACCTCGACCCGACGGCGGACGTGCTCGCGGAGGTTACGAAACACACCGCCGAACTCGCGCGCCGGTTCAACGTCGAACCGCGCGCGGCGATGCTGTCGTACTCGAACTTCGGCAGCGTCGACAACGAGGGGACCCAGAAGCCGCGCAACGCAGTAGACATGCTGCACGACGACCCCGAGGTCGACTTCCCCGTCGACGGCGAGATGCAGGCCGACACCGCCGTCGTGGAGGACATCCTCGAAGGCACCTACAACTTCACGGAACTCGACGAACCGGCGAACGTGCTCATCTTCCCGAACCTCGAAGCCGGGAACATCGGCTACAAACTGCTCCAGCGCCTCGGCGGCGCGGAGGCCATCGGCCCGATGCTTGTCGGCATGGACAAACCCGTCCACGTGCTCCAGCGCGGCGACGAGGTTAAGGATATCGTGAATCTGGCCGGCGTGGCGGTCGTCGACGCACAAGAGGAGTAG